From a region of the Impatiens glandulifera chromosome 4, dImpGla2.1, whole genome shotgun sequence genome:
- the LOC124936975 gene encoding uncharacterized protein LOC124936975, producing the protein MDIVGRVQASYACIQFPQNSSSIFFPRKSYSVRRRRGHISHRRISSAVVSVLGSPPPSVSELEEDDVLSTFFKERELDGDFISKVSDVLWLKRVVKFNDADADVDADADPELAQLRNETAADENEGGFLMLTRTLEWVAAGDSSAPFNKKIIAKDVQNDSEKRKRLNNLRYEAIKREILLLTISIGSLCSVYCLLALSVQAAVSYSAGVLFSCLYLKLLYQQTDKISKEAVPKIFTQKKIKKIGIRSEDLRDVFEKTVSGSGFVLASPRLIIPIAIYGLWGVSQHFGNNIFDFQLVPAMVGMFAYKAAALVQVYRDNEDLQLIFPGDDEDFTRRE; encoded by the exons ATGGATATTGTAGGTAGAGTGCAAGCTTCATATGCTTGCATCCAATTCCCTCAAAATTCCTCCTCCATCTTCTTCCCAAGGAAAAGCTACTCTGTACGTCGTCGCCGAGGTCATATTTCTCATCGGAGAATCTCATCGGCGGTGGTGTCTGTTCTCGGAAGTCCTCCACCGTCAG TAAGTGAACTAGAAGAAGATGATGTTCTTTCGACATTTTTCAAAGAGAGGGAGTTGGATGGGGACTTTATTTCTAAGGTTTCTGATGTACTTTGGCTTAAGAGAGTTGTTAAATTCAATGATGCTGATGCTGATGTTGATGCTGATGCTGATCCCGAGCTTGCTCAATTACGAAATGAG ACTGCTGCAGACGAGAATGAAGGAGGTTTCTTGATGCTAACTAGGACCCTTGAATGGGTAGCAGCAGGTGACAGTTCTGCACCATTTAACAAGAAGATAATTGCAAAG GACGTGCAGAATGACAGTGAGAAAAGAAAGAGGTTGAACAATCTTAGATATGAAGCG ATCAAGAGAGAAATCTTGCTTTTAACCATAAGTATCGGGTCACTATGCAGTGTATACTGTTTGCTAGCTCTGTCTGTACag GCTGCAGTAAGCTATTCTGCTGGAGTTTTATTCAG TTGTTTGTATCTTAAACTTCTATACCAACAAACAGACAAGATATCTAAGGAAGCAGTTCCAAAGATTTTCAcgcaaaagaaaataaaaaa GATTGGTATAAGGAGCGAAGATTTGAGAGATGTGTTTGAAAAAACAGTTAGTGGATCGGGTTTCGTACTCGCATCGCCCAGGCTCATAATTCCAATAGCAATATATGGACTTTGGGGCGTTTCTCAGCATTTCGGTaacaatatatttgattttcag CTTGTACCAGCAATGGTTGGGATGTTTGCATATAAAGCTGCTGCCCTAGTTCAAGTTTATAGAGATAATGAAGATCTTCAACTTATTTTCCCTGGAGATGATGAGGACTTCACTAGAAGAGAATAA
- the LOC124936032 gene encoding nicalin-1, with protein sequence MAIPRRTREGHILQPLYSMIALVFVLVAYIELGDAATVVDVYRLIQYDLAGSPYGSRFASLNHHAGSSLFAPGTDLSRTVAMIPLSEVNITLIREYIGQGRPLGGLLFLLPRIFSFENNDDLDKEKHGSEKDMLTSDLLDLEQTLIHAKIPYPVYFAFEDDNINSVLADVKRNDATGQPATATAAGYKLVVSAPEPRKVVSPTIMNIQGWLPGLKTDGDSNQLPTIAIVASYDTFGAAPALSVGSDSNGSGVVTLLEIARLFSLLYSNPRTRGRYNLLFGLTSGGPYNYNGTLKWLRSFDQRVHESIDYAICLNTVGSSNNELWLHVSKPPENTYIRQIYDGFSSVADELGVKVGIKHKKINISNPRVAWEHEQFSRLRITAATLSGLSTPPNFLENSGGLSDNRHFGNEAAIIKSVKLVAESIARHIYGHQGKKVEIFADNSSLAVNPSYIASWLDLLSQTPRVAPFLTKNDPLVIALKKELGEHTTEVNVQNEVLDGVFTFYDSISSKLYIYQVASVTFDLLLLLVLGSYLITLFSFLVITTRGLDDLISLFRRPPSRKVKTA encoded by the exons ATGGCGATTCCAAGAAGAACTCGTGAAGGTCACATATTACAGCCACTCTACTCGATGATCGCTCTAGTATTCGTACTGGTTGCATACATCGAACTCGGAGACGCCGCCACAGTCGTTGACGTTTACCGGCTCATCCAGTATGATCTCGCCGGTTCTCCTTACGGATCTAGATTCGCATCTTTAAATCACCATGCCGGCTCTTCTCTCTTCGCTCCTGGTACGGATCTTTCACGTACGGTTGCCATGATTCCTCTATCTGAAGTGAATATAACTCTCATTCGAG AATATATTGGACAAGGAAGGCCACTGGGAGGTCTGTTATTTTTACTTCCACGAATTTTTAGTTTTGAGAACAATGACGATTTAGACAAAGAGAAACATGGTTCTGAAAAAGACATGTTGACTAGCGATCTGTTGGATCTTGAGCAAACATTAATTCATGCAAAAATTCCT TATCCTGTATATTTTGCTTTTGAGGATGATAATATCAACTCTGTGTTGGCTGATGTTAAGAGGAATGATGCTACTGGCCAGCCTGCAACAGCAACTGCGGCAGG GTATAAGCTTGTTGTCTCAGCTCCGGAACCTAGGAAAGTTGTGTCTCCCACAATCATGAATATTCAG GGATGGTTACCTGGACTAAAAACTGATGGAGATTCCAATCAACTCCCAACTATTGCCATAGTAGCATCCTATGACACTTTTGGGGCAGCACCG GCTTTGTCAGTTGGTAGTGATAGCAATGGAAGTGGTGTTGTAACACTTCTTGAAATAGCTAGACTTTTCTCCCTTCTATATTCAAATCCACGGACAAGAGGAAGGTACAATTTACTCTTTGGATTGACATCTGGTGGACCTTACAACTATAATGGAACTCTTAAG TGGCTTAGAAGTTTTGATCAACGTGTACATGAGAGTATTGATTATGCAATCTGCCTGAACACTGTTGGCTCATCAAACAATGAACTATGGCTTCACGTATCTAAGCCCCCTGAAAATACCTACATAAGGCAGATATATGAT GGTTTTTCCAGTGTAGCAGATGAACTAGGCGTTAAAGTTGGCATCAAGCACAAGAAAATAAATATCTCTAATCCTAGA GTAGCCTGGGAGCATGAACAATTTTCAAGGTTGAGAATAACTGCAGCAACACTCTCTGGACTATCCACGCCCCCCAATTTTCTAGAAAATAGTGGTGGACTTTCTGATAACAG ACATTTTGGAAACGAGGCTGCCATTATTAAAAGTGTCAAGCTTGTTGCTGAGAGTATAGCA AGACATATCTATGGTCACCAAGGAAAGAAGGTTGAAATTTTTGCTGACAATAGCAGTTTAGCCGTCAACCCGTCTTATATCGCTTCCTGGTTGGATCTTTTGTCACAAACTCCTCGGGTTGCACCATTTCTTACAAAGAATGATCCCCTTGTAATCGCGTTAAAAAAg GAATTAGGAGAGCACACAACAGAAGTGAATGTACAGAATGAGGTGCTTGATGGGGTGTTCACATTCTACGATTCCATAAGCTCGAAGCTTTATATTTATCAG GTTGCCAGTGTAACATTTGATTTACTTTTGCTACTTGTGCTCGGATCCTACCTGATAACCCTCTTTAGTTTTCTTGTTATAACAACCCGGGGTCTTGATGATCTCATTAGTCTGTTCAGACGACCACCTTCGCGTAAAGTGAAAACAGCTTGA
- the LOC124934656 gene encoding LOW QUALITY PROTEIN: uncharacterized protein At2g27730, mitochondrial (The sequence of the model RefSeq protein was modified relative to this genomic sequence to represent the inferred CDS: inserted 1 base in 1 codon), whose protein sequence is MAARNAARYIARRFSSGGKVLGEEEKAAENVYIKKVEKENWRSYLHVYEKLATASTEVPVAEAAKPSQSSSSSAXVSQDKDRNYAILAGFVTIAGALGWYALSKKDKDKPEVQD, encoded by the exons ATGGCTGCCAGGAATGCTGCTAGATATATAGCTCGGAGGTTCTCTAGCGGTGGAAAAGTTCTGGGTGAGGAAGAAAAAGCTGCTGAAAATGTCTACATCAAG AAAGTTGAGAAGGAGAATTGGAGAAGCTA TCTTCATGTATAT GAGAAATTGGCAACAGCTTCAACTGAGGTGCCAGTAGCGGAAGCTGCTAAACCGAGccaatcatcatcatcgtctg GTGTGTCCCAAGATAAGGACAGGAACTATGCAATTCTTGCTGGTTTCGTTACTATTGCGGGTGCTCTTGGATGGTATGCTTTATCCAAGAAAGACAAGGACAAGCCAGAAGTGCAGGACTAG
- the LOC124936537 gene encoding LOW QUALITY PROTEIN: F-box protein SKIP24 (The sequence of the model RefSeq protein was modified relative to this genomic sequence to represent the inferred CDS: inserted 1 base in 1 codon) yields the protein MSTLPDDLXRRILKIGTSTPNLLNFKDLCRLSITCRSLNRLSIEEDLWSHLLTSDFPQFASSTRNNTSSQNPTSKALYRNRYERIRSKMHSAHLRIVLRIQSRIAEHTKQLEDLKVKRAQEIEKLEVAVAELSNLSRIRRASVALNIWQPEVVKGKHKQLVEQGVVSMDSRVRAVEMEIRLCRKQLEGFDKTSKDVQKRLDYAKLDLESAQYHPFVFGDQKC from the exons atgTCTACTCTACCAGACGATC GGAGGCGAATACTAAAGATTGGAACATCAACTCCGAACTTGTTAAACTTCAAGGATCTTTGCCGCCTTTCCATCACTTGCCGATCTTTGAATCGTCTCTCAATCGAAGAAGATCTCTGGTCTCATTTACTTACTTCCGATTTCCCACAATTTGCATCATCCACCAGAAATAACACCTCTTCTCAGAATCCTACAAGCAAAGCGCTTTACAGAAACAG GTACGAGAGGATTAGATCTAAAATGCATTCAGCCCATCTAAGAATTGTTCTAAGGATACAGAGTCGGATTGCAGAGCATACAAAACAGTTGGAGGATTTAAAAGTGAAACGGGCACAAGAAATAGAGAAATTAGAGGTAGCAGTTGCAGAATTGTCAAATTTAAGCAGGATCAG GCGGGCTTCAGTAGCACTAAATATTTGGCAACCAGAAGTTGTGAAGGGGAAACACAAACAATTAGTTGAGCAAGGTGTTGTCTCAATGGATTCGCGCGTTCGTGCAGTTGAGATGGAGATTAGGCTATGCAGGAAACAACTTGAAGGTTTTGATAAGACTTCT AAAGATGTGCAAAAAAGGCTCGATTATGCAAAGTTGGACTTGGAGTCTGCCCAATACCATCCTTTTGTTTTTGGAGATCAAAAATGTTAA
- the LOC124935685 gene encoding mRNA-decapping enzyme-like protein translates to MSQNGKLMPNLDQQGTKLLNLTVLQRIDSYVEEILITAAHVTFYEFNIELSQWSRKDVEGSLFVVKRSAQPRFQFIVMNRRNTENLVEDLLGDFEYEIQVPYLLYRNASQEVNGIWFYNTRECEEVANLFSRILNAYSKVPQKLKVSPAKSEFEELEAVPTLAAMDGPLEPASDTDIPNDPGLFVNFFSNAMNINKTTSGQTVGQPYQSSSSSSSAAMIIPNPNPPNVPSLVSPCPAPSSSIASASLMALLENNSEIGLTDNNHPTAANLLKPSFFSPPTSSSAVMMVPPPVSSGLPSAPQFNPYGSSSPLLQPFPPPTPSRSLAPAFSRDKVRAALLMLVQDDQFIDMVHRALLNAHHS, encoded by the exons ATGTCTCAGAACGGCAAATTGATGCCGAATCTAGACCAACAAGGGACTAAACTTCTAAACTTAACAGTTCTTCAACGAATCGACTCTTACGTGGAAGAGATTCTCATCACGGCAGCTCATGTAACCTTTTACGAATTCAACATCGAGCTTAGTCAGTGG AGTCGCAAAGATGTTGAAGGATCTCTTTTTGTTGTTAAAAG GAGTGCTCAGCCTCGATTTCAGTTTATTGTAATGAACAGGAGGAATACAG AAAACCTCGTGGAAGATCTTTTGGGAGATTTTGAGTATGAAATCCAGGTTCCTTATTTGTTATACAGAAATGCATCTCAAGAAGTTAATGGTATATGGTTTTATAATACACGCGAATGTGAGGAGGTTGCTAATCTCTTTAGCAG GATACTCAATGCCTACTCCAAGGTGCCACAGAAACTCAAGGTGTCACCAGCAAAGAG TGAATTTGAAGAACTGGAAGCAGTCCCAACTTTGGCAGCAATGGATGGTCCCTTAGAGCCAGCATCAGATACAGATATTCCCAATGACCCAGGCCTATTTGTCAACTTTTTCAGT AATGCAATGAATATTAACAAAACAACAAGTGGACAAACAGTTGGACAGCCTTACCagtcttcttcatcttcttcgtctGCAGCCATGATCATCCCGAACCCTAACCCTCCCAATGTTCCTTCTCTTGTATCACCATGTCCTGCTCCTTCTTCTTCAATTGCATCGGCTTCTTTAATGGCTCTTCTTGAAAACAACTCTGAAATCGGATTAACCGATAATAATCATCCAACTGCTGCCAACCTTTTGAAACCATCCTTTTTCAGCCCACCAACATCTTCTTCTGCTGTGATGATGGTGCCGCCACCAGTTTCATCTGGTTTGCCTAGTGCTCCACAATTTAATCCGTATggatcttcttctcctttgcttCAACCATTTCCACCGCCCACTCCTTCGCGATCTCTCGCCCCTGCTTTTAGCAGAGACAAAGTACGGGCAGCGCTTCTTATGCTTGTTCAG GATGATCAATTCATCGACATGGTTCATCGGGCTCTGCTGAATGCACATCATTCATGA